From one Candidatus Acididesulfobacter guangdongensis genomic stretch:
- a CDS encoding acetyl-CoA carboxylase carboxyltransferase subunit beta, with protein sequence MHLFKLKKNDKDKKDSNKQGGIPEGLWVKCQGCSEIIYKKELERNLEVCPKCNYHFRINSASRIKIIFDEGSFVRLFDDLKPDDILDFKDTKKYKDRLKEDYKKTGLSDAAVAGYGLIEKIEAASIIFDFNFMGGSMGRVVGEKITRTFEYAIEKKLPVIIFTSSGGARMQEGIFSLMQMAKTIAVISEYEKTRLPYISVLTDPTTGGVSASFASIGDVMIAEPKALIGFAGPRVIEKTIHQNLPEGFQRAEYLLEHGMIDMIVERKDIKNTLKNLLTLLINN encoded by the coding sequence ATGCATTTATTTAAATTAAAAAAAAATGATAAAGATAAAAAAGATAGTAATAAACAAGGAGGTATTCCTGAAGGTTTATGGGTAAAATGCCAGGGATGCAGCGAGATTATTTACAAGAAAGAACTTGAAAGAAACCTTGAAGTATGCCCAAAATGCAATTACCATTTCAGGATAAATTCTGCAAGCAGAATCAAGATAATTTTTGATGAAGGCAGTTTCGTGCGTTTGTTTGATGATTTAAAACCTGATGATATTTTAGATTTTAAAGATACAAAAAAATATAAAGACAGATTGAAGGAAGATTATAAAAAAACCGGATTATCCGATGCGGCTGTCGCGGGATATGGTTTAATAGAAAAAATAGAAGCGGCATCCATTATTTTTGATTTTAATTTTATGGGCGGTTCTATGGGTAGAGTCGTGGGAGAAAAAATAACCAGAACATTTGAATATGCTATTGAAAAAAAATTGCCTGTCATAATATTTACTTCTTCAGGAGGGGCAAGAATGCAGGAAGGTATTTTTTCTTTAATGCAGATGGCTAAAACCATTGCAGTAATTTCAGAGTACGAAAAAACGCGGCTTCCTTATATATCTGTTTTGACCGACCCGACTACAGGAGGCGTTTCGGCATCTTTTGCAAGCATAGGAGATGTTATGATAGCCGAACCTAAAGCTCTTATAGGATTTGCTGGTCCGAGGGTAATTGAAAAAACTATTCATCAAAACCTTCCCGAAGGTTTTCAACGGGCTGAATATCTTCTAGAACACGGTATGATAGATATGATAGTGGAAAGAAAAGATATAAAGAACACTCTTAAAAATCTCTTGACTTTATTAATCAATAATTAA
- a CDS encoding tryptophan synthase subunit alpha → MANGINKIDELFANYKKAGKTAFIPFISIGDPDIETSFDIAKALISNGADMIELGYPFSDPMADGKVIQKSYERALKNRVTMADAFNFVARLREISEIPVIFFTYYNPIFAYRTSEFADSASAAGIDGVLVVDLPPEESVELKQFIDKKNIDQIFLLAPTSDMSRIKLITSYAKGFVYYVSVTGVTGARRSLPAEMRSKVEEIKNIKDIPVGIGFGISSPEQAEEIKNYADAIIIGSKIIQFIENNLNDKRNIIKSISEFSCGIKSSLM, encoded by the coding sequence ATGGCGAACGGTATAAATAAAATAGATGAGCTTTTTGCAAATTATAAAAAAGCAGGAAAAACTGCATTTATTCCCTTTATTTCAATTGGAGACCCCGATATAGAAACTTCGTTTGACATAGCGAAGGCATTAATATCCAACGGGGCGGATATGATTGAATTGGGATATCCTTTTTCAGATCCTATGGCAGACGGTAAAGTTATACAAAAATCGTATGAAAGAGCATTGAAAAATCGTGTAACTATGGCTGATGCTTTCAACTTTGTCGCAAGGTTGAGGGAAATCTCAGAAATCCCTGTAATATTTTTTACTTACTACAATCCTATTTTTGCCTACCGTACTTCAGAATTTGCAGATAGCGCTTCGGCAGCCGGAATAGACGGGGTTCTTGTCGTTGATTTGCCTCCTGAAGAATCTGTTGAATTAAAGCAATTTATCGACAAAAAAAATATAGACCAGATTTTTTTATTGGCGCCGACTTCCGATATGTCTAGAATTAAACTGATCACTTCATATGCAAAAGGTTTTGTGTATTATGTCAGCGTTACGGGAGTGACAGGCGCGAGAAGAAGTCTTCCTGCGGAAATGCGCTCAAAAGTGGAAGAAATAAAGAATATTAAAGATATTCCTGTCGGAATAGGGTTTGGAATATCCAGTCCTGAACAGGCTGAAGAAATAAAAAATTACGCAGATGCAATTATTATAGGTTCAAAAATCATTCAATTTATTGAAAATAATTTAAACGATAAAAGGAATATTATTAAAAGTATTTCGGAATTCTCTTGCGGCATCAAATCAAGTCTTATGTAA
- the trpB gene encoding tryptophan synthase subunit beta, which translates to MKYPDSKGHFGEYGGRYISETLMPAILELEEFYKKIKNNKEFKDELRSYLKNYAGRPTPLYYASRLSKLYSSNIYLKREDLNHTGSHKLNNTLGQALLAVKMGKKRIIAETGAGQHGVATATVCALFDIECEVFMGIKDIERQKQNVLRMEVLGAKVTPVNAGSSTLKDAMNEAIRDWITNVRTTYYMIGTAAGMHPYPEMVRDFQSVIGKEVLKELKQIDKFPDILIACIGGGSNAIGLFHPFLKYKEVKMYGVEAGGFGLETGKHAASISGGKPGVLHGNKTYLLQDEDGRIKEAHSIAAGLDYPGVGPEHSFYADKKRIIYDTITDKEAIEAFKLLCRLEGIIPAIESSHAVAYLDKIKNEIKGKTVIVNLSGRGDKDMETIAGYISENKITEEQNCNNK; encoded by the coding sequence ATGAAATATCCAGACAGCAAAGGGCATTTTGGAGAATACGGAGGAAGGTACATTTCTGAAACTTTAATGCCGGCAATATTAGAATTGGAAGAATTTTATAAAAAAATTAAAAACAATAAAGAGTTTAAAGACGAACTGAGAAGTTATTTAAAAAATTATGCCGGAAGACCGACGCCGCTTTATTATGCTTCCAGATTATCAAAGCTTTATTCTTCCAATATATATCTCAAAAGAGAGGATTTAAATCATACAGGTTCGCATAAATTAAATAATACGCTTGGCCAGGCTTTACTTGCCGTTAAAATGGGTAAAAAAAGGATAATAGCGGAAACAGGGGCAGGGCAGCACGGGGTTGCTACGGCGACGGTATGTGCTTTATTTGACATTGAGTGCGAAGTGTTTATGGGTATCAAAGATATTGAACGGCAAAAACAAAATGTGTTAAGAATGGAAGTGCTCGGAGCAAAAGTAACTCCGGTTAATGCCGGGTCGTCAACATTGAAAGATGCTATGAATGAAGCTATAAGAGATTGGATTACTAACGTGAGAACGACTTATTATATGATAGGCACTGCTGCGGGAATGCATCCTTATCCTGAGATGGTCAGAGATTTTCAGTCTGTTATAGGAAAAGAAGTTTTAAAAGAGTTAAAACAGATAGACAAATTTCCGGATATTTTGATTGCCTGTATAGGTGGAGGAAGTAATGCTATCGGTTTATTTCATCCTTTTTTAAAATATAAAGAAGTAAAAATGTACGGGGTCGAAGCCGGCGGATTCGGTTTAGAAACAGGAAAGCATGCCGCATCCATATCAGGAGGAAAGCCGGGGGTCCTGCACGGTAATAAAACCTACTTATTACAGGATGAAGACGGAAGAATCAAGGAAGCTCATTCAATAGCCGCAGGGTTAGATTATCCCGGAGTAGGACCTGAACATAGTTTTTATGCGGATAAAAAAAGAATAATTTATGATACTATAACCGATAAAGAAGCAATAGAAGCATTTAAGCTGCTATGCAGATTAGAAGGGATTATTCCGGCTATAGAAAGCTCACATGCCGTTGCATACCTTGATAAAATTAAAAATGAAATCAAGGGTAAAACAGTTATCGTAAATCTTTCAGGCAGAGGAGATAAAGATATGGAAACAATTGCAGGTTATATATCAGAAAATAAAATTACGGAAGAGCAGAATTGCAATAATAAATAA
- a CDS encoding phosphoribosylanthranilate isomerase has translation MAIKIKICGITNLEDAINAVELGADCLGFVFYKNSKRNIGIENAKKIIAEINNINLNSEKNFFETKKGVLTAGIFVDADLTDLDKIISETGIDIIQLSGSETLDYIENLKKYGYERNIVKAVHINNETDIATVHLYESSGVNILLDTYAGRGIYGGTGTVFDWNIIKSLDLSDKIIAGGVSPANINYINNNLKPYGVDLSSKIEKFPGKKDYNKMKLLFANSK, from the coding sequence ATGGCTATAAAGATTAAAATATGCGGCATAACAAATTTAGAAGATGCTATTAATGCAGTTGAATTAGGCGCTGATTGCTTAGGTTTTGTTTTTTATAAAAACTCAAAGAGAAATATTGGCATTGAAAATGCAAAGAAAATCATTGCTGAAATTAACAATATTAATTTAAATTCAGAAAAAAATTTTTTTGAGACAAAAAAAGGTGTTTTAACGGCGGGGATATTTGTCGATGCAGATTTAACCGATTTGGATAAAATAATCAGCGAAACTGGTATAGATATTATCCAGCTTTCAGGCAGCGAAACACTTGATTATATCGAAAATTTAAAAAAATACGGCTATGAGCGTAATATTGTTAAAGCCGTTCACATAAATAACGAGACTGACATAGCCACGGTTCATCTATATGAATCTTCAGGGGTTAATATATTGCTTGATACCTACGCCGGACGGGGCATATACGGCGGAACAGGAACTGTTTTCGACTGGAATATAATTAAAAGTTTAGATTTATCTGATAAAATTATCGCAGGCGGCGTTTCTCCGGCTAATATAAATTATATAAATAATAATTTGAAACCGTATGGCGTTGACCTTTCAAGTAAAATTGAAAAATTTCCCGGAAAAAAAGATTATAATAAAATGAAGTTATTATTTGCCAATAGTAAATAA
- the trpC gene encoding indole-3-glycerol phosphate synthase TrpC — protein MIWSLRVILDEILNNKRVEVEKFKEKINIRNYIKDARETFYESRNFKKALKPRSNGEAVAFKICSIIAELKKASPSKGLFIHDYKPEMLAKKYENSGASAISVLTDKKFFMGDTGDIIKVKNAVKLPILRKDFIIDEIQVFESKIIGADAVLLILKAISKEDYLNFLSLARELSMDVLTEISDEYELDIALESGAEIIGINNRDLTTFKTDISKTMNLAKKIAPGIIVVAESGIHKRQDIEVLIHRGINSFLIGEALVTSEDVESQIKYFLEPYPVDNYSDI, from the coding sequence ATGATATGGAGTTTACGCGTGATATTAGACGAAATTTTAAATAATAAAAGAGTTGAAGTTGAAAAGTTCAAAGAAAAAATAAATATACGGAATTATATAAAAGACGCACGAGAAACTTTCTATGAAAGCAGAAATTTTAAAAAAGCTCTAAAGCCTCGTTCTAATGGAGAGGCGGTTGCCTTTAAAATATGCAGTATAATAGCCGAACTTAAAAAAGCATCTCCTTCAAAAGGATTGTTTATTCATGATTATAAACCTGAAATGCTTGCAAAAAAGTATGAAAATTCAGGTGCGAGCGCCATTTCAGTTCTTACCGATAAAAAATTTTTTATGGGTGATACAGGGGATATTATAAAAGTTAAAAATGCAGTAAAATTGCCAATTTTAAGAAAAGATTTTATAATAGATGAAATACAGGTCTTTGAATCGAAAATAATAGGCGCTGATGCGGTTCTTCTGATTTTAAAGGCGATTTCAAAAGAAGATTATCTAAATTTTCTCTCCCTTGCAAGGGAATTGTCTATGGATGTGCTTACGGAAATTTCAGATGAATACGAATTGGATATTGCACTAGAATCAGGAGCTGAGATAATAGGAATAAACAACAGAGATTTAACCACTTTTAAAACGGATATTTCTAAAACAATGAATCTGGCAAAAAAAATAGCCCCGGGCATTATAGTAGTCGCTGAAAGCGGAATACATAAACGGCAGGATATAGAGGTGCTTATTCATCGCGGTATAAATTCTTTTTTAATAGGTGAAGCTTTAGTTACGTCTGAAGATGTAGAATCACAGATTAAATATTTTTTAGAACCTTATCCTGTTGATAATTATTCAGATATTTAA
- the trpD gene encoding anthranilate phosphoribosyltransferase, translating into MEIKEIIETLTNSIDLTEDETFKIFNRIFLGELTNAQIASILTGLKAKGETVEEIVGAAKAMRSNAVEAAIPDSIQFELVDTCGTGGDYKNTFNVSTCAAIIAAGAGVKIAKHGNYAVSSKSGSADVFQELGVNIQADINTVVKSIEEANIGFLFAPKFHGAMKFAAPVRRELGIKTIFNILGPLTNPFNAKNQVIGVYSGEIGKKIAGAIKLLGLQRVYAVYGKDGIDEVSLSDKTTVYEINDGIEISYEINPEDLGFNLCDIKELQAFSAAENAAIIKDIVSGKKSPKSDMAILNAGFAIKASGKTDDLSESICLARQSIESGNAEKTLKEFIKISNSKT; encoded by the coding sequence ATGGAAATAAAAGAAATTATTGAAACATTGACAAATAGCATTGATTTAACCGAAGATGAGACGTTTAAAATCTTCAATAGAATATTCCTCGGAGAGCTTACCAACGCACAAATAGCATCAATTTTAACAGGGTTAAAAGCTAAAGGAGAGACGGTAGAGGAGATAGTAGGAGCTGCTAAAGCTATGAGGAGCAATGCGGTTGAAGCAGCGATACCGGATAGTATCCAATTTGAACTGGTTGATACGTGCGGAACGGGCGGGGATTATAAAAATACTTTTAATGTTTCTACATGCGCTGCAATTATAGCGGCAGGAGCAGGGGTCAAAATTGCAAAACATGGGAATTACGCAGTTTCTTCTAAATCGGGGAGCGCCGATGTTTTCCAAGAATTAGGCGTTAATATCCAAGCTGATATAAATACAGTCGTAAAATCTATTGAAGAGGCTAATATAGGTTTTTTATTTGCGCCAAAGTTTCATGGAGCTATGAAATTCGCTGCTCCTGTCAGAAGAGAATTGGGAATTAAAACAATATTTAATATTCTAGGTCCTTTGACTAATCCTTTTAATGCCAAAAATCAGGTAATAGGGGTTTACTCAGGAGAAATAGGAAAAAAAATTGCCGGCGCAATAAAATTGTTGGGGCTTCAAAGAGTTTATGCGGTATATGGCAAAGACGGCATAGACGAAGTTAGTTTATCAGATAAGACGACTGTGTATGAAATTAATGACGGGATAGAAATTTCCTATGAAATAAATCCAGAAGATTTAGGTTTTAATCTATGCGACATTAAAGAACTGCAAGCATTTTCCGCAGCTGAAAACGCTGCTATAATTAAAGATATAGTTTCAGGCAAAAAATCGCCTAAAAGCGATATGGCAATTTTAAATGCAGGGTTTGCTATTAAAGCTTCCGGTAAAACGGATGATTTGAGCGAATCTATTTGTTTGGCAAGACAGAGCATCGAATCCGGCAATGCAGAAAAAACTCTGAAAGAATTTATAAAAATATCTAACAGCAAAACGTAA
- a CDS encoding aminodeoxychorismate/anthranilate synthase component II, translating to MILVIDNYDSFTYNIVQYVGELGHKVIVYRNDEISIDNIKKINPDKIIISPGPKSPSEAGISVDIIKKFYNKIPILGVCLGHQAIGYAFGAEIIRAANIMHGKVSSIKHDSTSLLFKGIPESFEATRYHSLVISKKNIPDIITITAYSKYDNEIMAIELKGYNVYGVQFHPESVLTFQGKNIINNFLQCEAYGNKRNY from the coding sequence ATGATATTAGTTATAGATAACTACGATTCATTTACTTACAATATAGTGCAGTATGTCGGTGAATTAGGACATAAGGTAATTGTATATAGAAATGATGAAATCAGCATTGATAATATTAAAAAAATAAATCCTGATAAAATTATCATATCGCCAGGTCCTAAATCGCCGTCTGAAGCAGGAATTTCAGTTGATATAATTAAAAAGTTTTATAATAAGATACCGATACTAGGTGTATGTTTGGGGCATCAAGCAATAGGATACGCATTTGGAGCGGAAATAATCCGAGCGGCAAATATTATGCACGGAAAGGTTTCATCTATAAAACACGATTCGACGTCCCTTTTATTTAAGGGTATTCCTGAATCTTTTGAAGCGACCAGATACCATTCTCTTGTAATAAGCAAAAAAAATATTCCTGATATTATAACTATTACGGCTTATTCTAAATATGACAATGAAATTATGGCAATAGAGCTTAAAGGGTATAACGTATACGGCGTGCAGTTTCATCCTGAATCCGTACTAACTTTTCAAGGGAAAAATATAATTAATAATTTTTTACAATGTGAAGCATATGGAAATAAAAGAAATTATTGA
- a CDS encoding anthranilate synthase component I family protein, whose product MSIINKSNIKDIALSYNVIPIIKEITGDMETPVSIFSVFSDEPFSFFFESAEGVGKWGRYSFICLNPHFTVSLLGKNIVFNKFAEKNNISSDISTYNYSLDEIDNKDIFSFLKEIISQYKIYNEDLPENFTAGLFGYLGYEICSLIEKLPPTKKDVTDVPDLFLMLPKNIIIYDSLLQKILIVVLLINDDFSENIEEKFDDAINNIKSIVGKIRNRNCNNAVEKVLDENLKSGNIEIIDEVDFNLYKEKVLKAKDYILKGDIFQIQISRRKKILNYPNPFCFYRALRLVNPSPYMFYLKINDFIIAGSSPENLIKLSDNIIETRPIAGTIIRGSNPEEDEMLALKLLDDPKERAEHVMLVDLGRNDIGRVSKIGTVKVDKLMYIEKYSHVQHIVTNIVAEIDEKFDAFDLIRATFPAGTLTGAPKVRAMELINEMEDSKRGVYGGGVGYFGFLNNGKCEKMEFCITIRTALFNKSACYIQAAGGIVFDSTPENEFAETENKLKHLITAFDIAGKLCADSRAAG is encoded by the coding sequence ATGTCAATAATAAACAAAAGCAATATAAAAGATATTGCATTATCATATAATGTAATTCCTATAATAAAAGAAATTACCGGAGATATGGAAACCCCTGTATCTATATTTTCCGTATTTTCTGATGAACCTTTTTCATTTTTTTTTGAAAGCGCTGAAGGTGTTGGTAAATGGGGGCGATATTCTTTTATTTGTTTGAATCCTCATTTTACAGTCAGTCTTTTAGGTAAAAATATAGTATTTAACAAATTTGCAGAAAAGAATAATATTTCATCTGACATTTCTACTTATAATTACAGTTTAGATGAAATTGACAATAAAGATATATTTTCTTTTCTTAAAGAAATAATCTCACAATATAAAATATATAATGAAGATCTTCCTGAAAATTTTACAGCCGGTTTATTCGGATATTTAGGTTATGAAATCTGCAGTTTAATTGAAAAACTTCCTCCGACTAAAAAAGATGTAACCGATGTGCCGGACCTTTTTTTAATGCTGCCTAAAAATATTATAATATATGATTCTTTATTACAAAAAATATTAATTGTAGTTCTCCTAATAAATGACGATTTTTCAGAAAATATTGAAGAAAAATTTGATGATGCAATTAATAATATTAAAAGCATTGTCGGTAAAATAAGGAATAGAAACTGCAACAACGCTGTTGAAAAGGTATTGGACGAAAACTTAAAATCGGGAAATATAGAAATAATTGACGAGGTTGATTTTAATCTGTATAAAGAAAAAGTATTAAAAGCCAAAGATTATATTCTTAAAGGAGATATATTTCAGATTCAAATTTCTAGAAGAAAAAAAATTTTAAATTACCCCAATCCTTTTTGTTTTTATCGCGCCTTAAGATTAGTTAATCCTTCTCCATATATGTTCTATCTTAAAATAAATGATTTTATTATAGCAGGATCTTCGCCTGAAAATTTAATTAAATTATCTGATAATATAATTGAAACAAGACCGATAGCCGGAACTATCATAAGAGGTTCCAATCCGGAAGAAGATGAAATGCTGGCATTGAAACTCCTTGATGATCCGAAGGAAAGGGCTGAGCATGTTATGCTCGTGGATTTGGGAAGAAATGATATAGGAAGGGTATCTAAAATAGGAACTGTCAAAGTTGATAAGCTAATGTATATAGAAAAATATTCGCATGTTCAGCATATAGTTACAAACATAGTTGCGGAGATAGATGAAAAGTTTGATGCGTTTGACCTTATCAGAGCAACATTCCCTGCAGGAACCTTAACCGGCGCGCCAAAAGTGAGAGCAATGGAATTAATTAACGAAATGGAAGATTCCAAAAGGGGGGTATACGGTGGAGGCGTTGGATATTTTGGATTTTTAAATAACGGTAAGTGCGAAAAAATGGAATTTTGCATTACTATCAGAACTGCGTTATTTAATAAATCTGCATGTTATATCCAGGCTGCAGGCGGGATAGTTTTTGATTCTACGCCTGAAAATGAATTTGCGGAAACTGAAAATAAATTAAAGCATCTCATAACAGCGTTCGATATAGCCGGCAAACTATGCGCTGATAGCAGAGCAGCCGGTTAA
- the rplQ gene encoding 50S ribosomal protein L17 — MRHRKIKSRLNRTSSHRSALLRNMAASMIEHERIETTLPKARVIRSYIEKLITLGKNDTTSNRRLAFSRLRNKSATKKLFGEISPRFKERPGGYTRIIKTGFRAGDVSPLGFIEFVSEDKQEKNK; from the coding sequence ATGCGTCACAGAAAAATTAAGTCTAGACTAAATAGAACGTCGTCTCATAGGTCTGCGCTTTTAAGAAATATGGCGGCATCTATGATAGAGCACGAAAGAATTGAAACCACTCTTCCAAAAGCAAGGGTTATTAGAAGCTATATAGAAAAACTTATAACGCTTGGAAAAAACGATACTACGTCAAATAGAAGACTAGCGTTTTCAAGATTAAGGAATAAGTCCGCAACAAAAAAATTATTTGGAGAAATTAGTCCAAGATTCAAAGAAAGACCAGGCGGTTATACAAGAATTATAAAAACCGGATTCAGGGCAGGAGATGTCAGTCCTTTAGGATTTATTGAATTTGTCTCTGAAGACAAGCAAGAAAAAAATAAATAA
- a CDS encoding DNA-directed RNA polymerase subunit alpha: MKKSWLSLIKPKRIEFEKETYTDYYGKLIVEPLERGFGITIGNSLRRILLSSIMGHKISEVKFDNVYHEFSTIPGVTEDVTEIILNLKEVDFNLFSDGGQEIVYLDTDTEGDVFASDIKTSQNIEVINKEKKLFTISKGGHFKAEMLVTSGRGYVSSEVIKREDASLGTITLDVAYSPIKKVTVDVSYARVGKIIDYDRLVMEIFTNGYITPEDALKEASGIMQDQLSVFVSFEEMEQMLPKSINANEEIVVEEKNNDNLHKSVDELELSVRSANCLKNADIRTLFELVQKSENEMLRTKNFGRKSLNEIKEVLATMGLSLGMKLDNVKNIEETKENN, encoded by the coding sequence ATGAAAAAAAGTTGGCTTTCACTCATTAAGCCAAAAAGAATAGAATTTGAAAAGGAAACATATACGGATTATTATGGAAAATTGATTGTTGAACCTTTAGAAAGAGGATTCGGTATTACTATCGGCAATTCATTAAGAAGAATATTGCTATCGTCTATTATGGGTCATAAAATTTCAGAAGTTAAATTTGACAATGTATATCATGAGTTCTCCACAATTCCAGGTGTAACAGAAGATGTTACGGAAATAATCCTGAACTTAAAAGAGGTTGATTTTAACCTGTTTTCAGACGGCGGACAAGAGATTGTTTATCTTGATACAGATACCGAAGGCGATGTTTTTGCTTCGGATATAAAAACGTCTCAGAATATAGAAGTTATAAATAAAGAAAAGAAATTGTTTACGATATCAAAAGGCGGTCATTTTAAAGCTGAAATGTTAGTTACGAGCGGCAGAGGATATGTTTCAAGCGAGGTTATAAAGCGCGAAGATGCTTCATTGGGTACTATTACTCTCGATGTGGCATATTCTCCAATTAAAAAAGTTACTGTAGATGTTTCGTATGCAAGGGTAGGTAAAATAATAGATTACGATAGATTAGTGATGGAAATATTTACAAACGGGTATATTACGCCGGAAGATGCATTAAAAGAGGCTTCTGGAATTATGCAGGATCAATTGTCGGTTTTTGTATCTTTTGAAGAAATGGAGCAAATGCTTCCAAAAAGCATTAATGCGAATGAAGAAATAGTCGTAGAAGAAAAAAACAACGACAATCTTCATAAGAGTGTTGACGAATTAGAATTATCAGTAAGGTCAGCCAATTGTTTAAAAAATGCGGATATCAGAACATTATTTGAATTAGTTCAAAAATCTGAAAATGAAATGCTAAGAACTAAAAATTTTGGAAGAAAATCGCTGAATGAAATTAAAGAAGTCCTTGCAACTATGGGACTTAGTCTTGGTATGAAATTAGATAATGTTAAAAATATTGAAGAAACAAAAGAAAATAATTAG
- a CDS encoding 30S ribosomal protein S4, protein MAKYTEARCRICRREGLKLFLKGERCLTDKCAIERKAYGPGQHKGGRGKFSEFGEQLREKQKLRKTYSLMEKQFKKVYRLAEKMEGITGENLLILLERRLDNVIYEMGFASSRSFSRQLIRHGHVKVNGKKLDIPSYTVNIGDEITMSEKSKKNDLVNKSIELSIRKNTYNWLEVDKDAYKGVYKNYPERDDIATSINEKLIVELYSK, encoded by the coding sequence ATGGCTAAATATACTGAAGCCAGATGCAGAATATGCAGAAGAGAAGGATTAAAGCTTTTTTTAAAAGGTGAAAGATGCCTTACGGATAAGTGCGCTATTGAAAGAAAAGCTTACGGTCCGGGTCAGCATAAAGGAGGAAGGGGAAAGTTTTCTGAATTTGGAGAGCAATTAAGAGAAAAACAAAAATTAAGAAAAACATATAGTCTTATGGAAAAACAATTTAAAAAAGTTTATCGTTTAGCTGAAAAAATGGAAGGTATAACCGGAGAAAACCTATTAATATTGCTTGAAAGAAGATTAGACAATGTTATTTATGAAATGGGTTTTGCTAGTTCACGTTCGTTCTCAAGACAACTAATCAGGCATGGACATGTGAAAGTAAACGGTAAAAAATTAGATATTCCGTCATATACCGTGAACATTGGAGACGAAATAACAATGTCCGAAAAAAGTAAAAAAAATGATCTCGTTAATAAATCTATAGAATTGTCCATTAGAAAAAATACTTATAATTGGTTGGAAGTCGATAAGGATGCATACAAAGGTGTTTACAAGAATTATCCTGAACGAGATGATATTGCTACTTCAATAAACGAAAAACTTATTGTTGAGCTGTATTCTAAATAG
- a CDS encoding 30S ribosomal protein S11, which produces MAEQKKKTIKKKKEKKTIQNAIAHVKSTFNNTIVSISDLNGNVIAWASSGSSGFKGSRKSTPYAGQIAAENAAKKVSEYGVSNIEVYIKGPGSGRESALRALQSSGLNITVIKDVTPIPHNGCRPSKRRRV; this is translated from the coding sequence ATGGCTGAACAGAAGAAAAAGACAATTAAGAAAAAAAAAGAAAAAAAAACAATACAGAATGCTATAGCTCACGTAAAATCAACATTTAACAACACGATAGTAAGCATCTCAGATTTAAATGGTAATGTTATTGCATGGGCAAGCTCAGGCAGTTCAGGTTTTAAAGGTTCAAGAAAAAGCACTCCTTATGCCGGTCAGATAGCTGCAGAAAACGCCGCTAAAAAAGTTTCTGAATATGGAGTATCAAACATAGAAGTATACATTAAAGGTCCTGGCAGCGGAAGAGAAAGTGCTCTGAGGGCTCTTCAAAGTTCAGGTTTGAACATTACGGTTATTAAAGATGTTACGCCGATACCTCACAATGGCTGCAGACCTTCTAAAAGAAGACGTGTTTGA
- a CDS encoding 30S ribosomal protein S13, protein MARISGIDLPKNKRIEIGLTYIFGIGRSTSKKILSNAGIDLNIKVNDLTEDQVNLIRQAIDQKFKVEGDLKREIQTNIKRLIDIASYRGLRHKKGLPVRGQRTKTNSRTRKGPRKSIGSLKKA, encoded by the coding sequence ATGGCTAGAATATCGGGTATTGATTTACCAAAAAATAAAAGGATTGAAATCGGTTTGACATATATTTTTGGTATCGGAAGATCTACCTCAAAAAAAATATTGTCTAACGCTGGCATTGACTTGAATATCAAAGTTAACGACCTTACAGAAGACCAGGTTAATTTGATACGTCAGGCTATTGACCAAAAATTTAAGGTTGAAGGAGATCTTAAAAGAGAAATTCAAACTAATATCAAGAGACTTATTGATATAGCTTCATATAGAGGTCTCAGACATAAAAAAGGTTTGCCGGTAAGAGGTCAAAGAACAAAAACAAATTCCAGAACGAGGAAAGGACCGAGAAAATCCATAGGGTCATTAAAAAAAGCTTAA